ACCCtgtccaaaaaaaatatgtacatgtttgtaaaaaaaaaacaagagagtgGAAAACAAAGAATCCTGATCAGCGGACAACACCTCCCCGGAATTCCATCGTAGTGCTTAAACTTAACTCTTAACTTAATCCAGCTAATTCGCAAAGTATTCGCTACCCGAGAGGCATCTTaggtactatatatatatatgtatatcgaACATTCTGAGTGttgactacaaaaaaaagaaaaaagcgtGTGTGTTTATTGGTTTTTAGTTATCTCCAGAGGTTTCGGGTTTTTCTTTAGTTGTTTTATGGCCCCTTTGTTATGGTCTAGGATTATCGCTTTTGATAATATGGTTTAAGAATAGATGGGGGGCAAATTGATAAGTCTTAGCCAAGAACTTTAGATGCAGTTAAGATTGTTAAGAGAGAAGCCAAACTGAGGGCAGTTAAACCAGCGGCACCTCCACCTCCATtgtcatcattatcatcatcgGTTTCATTTTCCagctaaaaaataagaaaaacatataataGATAGAAATCGAtagtaaatttctggtatttcatacacatatcgattttaccATGAAACTCtggtaaaatttatattaccGAAATATCGTTTCTACGTtttcgagcatatcaagtcaaaattcaTACcacataatgtaaaatcgatgaTAATACTTACACTCTCTGCCAGGATGGCCTGCAGTTCCTTGCAGCGAGTTCGCTCCTGATAATTACTGGTGGCAATTCTACAAATGGTCTTACTAAGACAACTATCATCGCATCCCTCGGCCAACTTGGGATCGGAGTTCGTGAACTTATTGCGCCAGAATTTCCTCAGCAAAGCGGGCTTCTCAGCCATTTCCACTAACAATCCATCGATTCCTGCGGGACTGGTATCCTCGGTGTATTCCTTGGTGAACTGGTACTCCAAATTCCACTGGGGCTGCTCATTGGGGCTCAAATTTGCCTCCGTTAGATTTATGGTATAGGTAAGATGATCCAAAACATGCCAGTTTTCTGGGTCAAGTTCATACAGCCGGTAGTTGGGGTTCTTGTTCGAATAGGCAGTAAGACTTCCACCATTCCAATTGACAACCGTGGCAAAACCCTCCTCCGAATAATGCAGATTCATCTCGTCCTTGTGGGTGTGACCACTGAAGACTCCAGTTATGATGCCATTGAATCGCGTGAGAACCCTGTTGTATTCGTGGGCCCAACTGCTCCAGCAATCGCCATCGCCAGCGGGAATGTGGGTGAGAATGTGGACGGATTCACCCGCCTGCTCAGCGGCTAGTAAAGTATCATGGAACCACTGAAGCTGCTCCTGGATCAAGGAGGCATTGTAGAACAGCCACCAGTTGTACAGATAGCAATCCATGCTGTTCAGTGCCACAATTCGGTGTCCTTCGCTTGGTGAGACTGTGTAGTATCCTCCACGAAGGACGGTGTCCTTGGCCTCGGCGGGCAGCCACTTGGACCACAGACTCCAAACGTGCTCGTAAAGCCAATCCACTTTCAGCTCTGTGGGCACCTCATCGTTGCCGAAACTatagaataattaaaaaaaataattatattaataaaaacaaatttcaatgATTATAAAGGcccattaaaacattttaaaacgctatattttctttttactaaattatttttatatatatatctatattttttcttatctaTAATATtcaataagaatatttttttaattttctgataAAACCAAACAcccaaaatttttatttctaattaTAAAGAAGTGCAATTATAAACaggtttaaaaataagaaacccCCTACAATTTCTTGGAAAAACTCACTACCACTTGAATTTCCCTTTGAAGAAAACGAAAATGCATTAATAGTATTATAAGAATTAAGTGCTGCAAAGCTATAAAATCATTAGTGTCCCCCAATCGTTTAAAAGCCGATCAATTTTAAGTTCAGTAGATTAGTTTCGGTTAGTGGTAGTATTACCTCCATTCAAAATTGTACCAATTAGCTGTAGTAAATATTTACTATGGGGGCTACCATATCATACTTTATGGTTTTGCAGCGGGGGAGCTATGGTGGGAAATTCTTACAATAAACTTTATCTAGACGGAAAATACAGAAGTTTTCAAacaaaagtttattaaaaattttacgatATCTATTTTTAGGGCGTTCATTAAGTAGTTTGTAGTACCCATATTCAAAGAGGTTCTATAACATCGCATTTTATAAGCTTTTTTATAAGCTGTattatgggaaaaaaattaccaTAAACTTTATCTAGACGGAAAGTACAGAAGTTCTTGCGAAGATGTAGTAGTTCTTTTATGACCCCAATGTTTTTCTATGTTTTTGGGTCAGAAATAAGAGCACCCTTACCGACGAAATAACCAAGAATTACCAAAAACCCATTTCAAGGCAATTTCGGACACGTTCCTTTGAACTTTTCCCCCATCTGGGTGattaacttaataataattttagggGGAGTGCAAATTACGGGTACTCTACTCACACATTTGCTGGATGGGGTTCGTGATTTCCAAGGCAGGGATAGATGGGCGTATTGGGGAAGTACTCGGCCAGCAGTCCATCGATTTCGGACAGCATATCCAGATTTCCCTGTTTCGTAGTGGACCAAACGTTGTGAGGTGGAACATCTCCCGTGTGATATATCCACTCGATCTTGTGGTTCTCCTTGATATGATCAAAGGCACTGAGAATCAGCCGCTTGGGGCAATCACAATCACGGTAATCCGACCAAAAACCAGCTGCTGCCGAGGAATCAGATCCTTCGGCCAAAGAATTCCTGCAGCACATGGGTTCATCGCAAGCGGCATTGCTGCCCTCGGCATATTGGGGATCGTAATGGATGTCGGTCAGGTGGAGTATCAAATGATCTCCAGAGCTCTTAGCAGGTAAATTTGAGTTCGATTCGGTGGGGGAATCACCCTGAATGGTCAAAGTCAAATTATATTCATCCTGTTTCACCTGGCAAATGGGAATGGGCAGCATTCCGCAGAAGGATTGCGAATTGGCCACAGTTTCATTCAGAATAAAATCGAATATAGGCCAATTGAGTTCGAATAAACCAGAGCAAACCTCCTGGGTGCTGATGGCAAAGTAATCACAGATACCCAGCAACAATTTCTTGGCCTCGTCATCTCTTTGGGGACCACTCAATTCTCCCTCGGTGAAAGTGCGAGCAAAAACATTTATGGTAGATCTGCATAAAGTGCAAACGAAAAACTGATCGGTGGAACTCAAGTCAGCCATGGATTCCGTGAAAATGGCCTTTTTGCTGTGACCGTTCCGCATATCCTTCCCCAGCTCCTGAAGCCTCTCCGTTTCGATGCCCGTCCGGTGATACTTCAGGTACTCGCGGCTTATCTCTTCCGCCACGCTAGCTGCAAAAAATCCAACAAAAATCCAATCACGGATGTCAAAAATTAGGCACTCGAAGCTGTCAGCTGGCAGTTATCTTTTGGACAACTCCAGACAATTTCTACTTGGTGACTACCTGACTAACTGATCCATTCATATATTGATTGACAGTTTAATTCATAAAATGGGAAGccatatttcatttatataatCAACGATTctcataaagaaattttataatttataggtatttaaataaaaaagtatttatcaaaaaaatatataaggaTTTTTTATGTGCGActtctttaaaaacttttttattttttatgtgagactttttttttcaattttgtaagatttttacttttggtaataaattgtTATTCTTATAATAATGACAAAGACAATTATATTCCACAATCCTCACTGGTATGAAagataaatatcaaataagaaaattagttttaaagatcttcaaatattttcttttttattttttaaatttttatatagaatttcttttatattcTTAAGAACCTTTTTTACCCACCTGATATGACGGCAGCTGCTCGCTGTTCCTTGGTCAGATAGTCGGGAACATTTGGCAGGCTGAAGGCGGCACAGCCGACCAAACATATGGCGATCCCCAAAACCGCTGTGCTCCAGATCAACTTCATGGCGAAACTGCTTAAAGGATTGCAATCGAGCCCCTACTTATAGCCTAATATCGCCTATTATCAGCTTATCCGCTTATCAAAGGCGTTGATATCGCCCAAAACGAAATGCCAGCGGTCGTCAGCCCATACTAATTCGAGTTCGAGGACAGATTTCTTGGCCAGCTAATCGGTAAAGGGTAGATTTTATTTGAGTCCCTACAAAAAAGCACTATTCGCATttagagaagaaaaaaatattttttaaaaagagtttGGTTTACCTAAAATGCTATTGaatctgtaaaatatttactatacattttaaagaaaatgtttagtattatttccaagaaaatattaaataactaaaaaacaaACTGAAGTTCTCCTCttatgtttgtgttttttaaatattttttcgatacaaaaaaaaaccttcgCACTTAAATGGATATGAGCATGGTCATAAATAGTaaaattgatcatcgtttcatatcaagtgtTTTTTGTGTAATTTGTAGTGATTCAGATTATGGCATGATCCCAAACTTTCGATCACGATTTTCAGCCTAATCGATCCATTGTAAATCATTCCCAAAACAAAGCTCTTTTGCACGTGCTTACACTTATCCGTAGGTCCAAATTGGCCAATTGCCTTGGCCATAAACCTGTAGCCAACTGGCGTGTTTTATGGCCAGCACGGTTCAATTGGCTAATTTGCGCTAATCGCCATTAGTCGATAAGGTGCGACAATCGGCAGGAAAACAAAGTCCCAGTCCCCCCaccaaaagtaaaaaaaagtgaGCACAAGATTATCTTTCGATGGGGATAAGCGCATACTTCTATTTGCCACTTGAGAGTAGCCGCTTTTAGAATGGAATCCATTCGCATTATATAAGACTTAGGGGGTATTACTAGAGGTGAGGATTACTAGAGGGTAAGGCGGATGGAGAGGACGATGGCCAGCAGGGATCCAATACTGAGCACTGCCAAAGTGGAGGATCCTCCGtttccatcatcatcatctggaGTGGTAGAACTACTGGGTCCAGGAGTAGTTGCTTCCTCGTTGTCCAGCTGAAggttaagttttaaaaattagttttaaatttaaaggtttCTAGGGTTTCATCTTACGGAAGCAAACAGCTTTTCCCGCAGCTCTTCGCAACGTCCTCGCTGGGAATTGATAGTCACAGCAGCGCGACAAAGAGATCCTGCCAAGCAGGTGCGATCACATCCTCCATTCACCTGCGGATCTGCAGAGGTCACTCGGTAGCGCCAGTACTGAAAGATTGAGGGGTGTTATAAGGTGGCGGAAACTAATAGTTGGTaagtaatattttgtaattcccTTAATCTTTTTATAGTaattaaatcatattaaatatcaaaattctGACATATTTTAGATACTATTTTccataaaaattatgataataattttttttctaggaaataatttatagaacttttaaaaattataaaaatatccacaataaaaacataaatattgattAAACTTATATTtgccaaataatttaaattgtttgtctaaatcttttatagcaaaattttatagcttttctaaaataatttatagaatttcaaaaaaattataataatagccACAATAAATAGATAAATAGTCACCAATAAATATATCAAGTAATATCACATATAATACTAtccaaaaaatcataataattttaattttctcaaggATCTCAACTCACCTTCCTCATCAGCGTGGGATTCTCGGCAAACTGGTCGAGGAGCTTGTCAATTCCCGCAGGACTCGTGTCCTCGGTGAACTCCTTGATGAACTCGTACTCCAGGAACCACTTGGGCTGCTCATCGGGCGTCAGATTGGCCTCGGTGAGATTGTAGATCCAGGTCTTGTGGTTGGTCACCTCAAAGGTTTCGGGGCTCACGGAGTATTCCCTGTAGTTCGGATTCTTATTGGAATAGGTGGTGACGGCACCTCCGTTCCAGGCGACCGCAGTGGCATGTCCTTCGTCCTCCGAATAGTAAACGAAAAGTTCGTCCTTGTGTGAGTGTCCTGTGAAAATGCCACTGATTGTGGAACTGAAGCGGGTGATGCATCGGTTGAATTCCCTGGCCCACACGGACCAACAGGTTCCATCTCCCGAAGGGATGTGAGTCAAAACATGGACGTACTCCCCGGCCTTTTCGGCCTCCAAGAGGGTATCGTGGAACCACTGGAGCTGGGGAATCTTGTCGGTGCCACTGTGATACAGCCAGAAGTTGTCCGTATAGCAATCGTTGCTGTTCAGAGCGATGATACGGAATCCCTTCCGGGGCACTACGGTATAGTAACCACCCTTCAGGATCGTCTCCTTAGTTTCCGCGGGCAGCCACCTGGACCAGTCGTTGTACAGGTGCTCGTACAGCCACTTGGTGCTGATCTCATCCGGAACGCCCTCGGGACTGAAGCTGGAATTTAGAGTTAAGATAGATTAGAGTTTATGGTAAAGGTGCTCAAaaacattataaattattgCGTGATATGCAGGAGGAAATCAAAGATAAGGATCTAATGGTATAGGTACTTATAAGTGCGAGTTAATCTATAAGATTAGGATTTTAAATGCATGGCATCTATAAATAGAAAGTTTAAGTTCCTATATGTATAAAAGATTTCTGATTCGGAGTATAAGAAATTCCAACAGGTGTTTGTtctattaaatatgaaaaatatatttgatagaaaatagaaaaatatatttagtaaaaaattataatagttgtaatatattatttttaagacttagTAGAAAATTGTAATACATTTAGTATATTATttgcagtgttgggacatacctagatacttttacctaggtacgtacctaggtacaatttagtggtaccttttaccttacctaggtatacaaataattgagtaccttttaccttacctaggtatttatttttatatacctttggaattattaaggtacttacataggtattaaacattgctctgatttaaaatagccaaatctgactgcgacactgtagtatcgtttcattgtatcgtttcgtttcagaattgtaatagtcggaacgcagcattaataattcagccgttctattgtttgttttgtgaagttaaaactaatcgcagtttttttttatataattttgtgcacgtatgtatgttcccatcactacatcaatttatttatgaaaccaaagtgtatttggcgcgcaaaaattccgtatgtacgtaaacaaacggcatatacatgcatatgcacaatatatagtcaatgtttctacatacggaatttttgcgcgccaaatatgtacatgagggtttcataaatacattaatgaagtgatacgtgcataaaattattcatgccgcgtggtttaaaaatatatgcacaaaattaaaacatttaaatttaaatgaaatgaaaagatattgtttgattaagacgactaaaaactgaaaactagtcttattttaagtttaaatgattacattgaacaaaacaaaaaaattataaaaaataaaaaataccttataaataccttttacctttacctaggtactgggaaatttaagtacctttaccttacctaggtatttatttttgacaataccttttaccttacctaggtaaaaaaacacagtacctttcccaacactgattATTTGTAAGACTTTGCATTACTTTAATATCTGTTAAATATTAGATCCTTTAggttaaatattgtaaattttaaataatataatagttTATATGTTCTATGAATCTGTTAAATGTGAttgaatatattatttaaggtATTTGTTAATAGATCCTtaaggttaaatattttaaatttacaagtAAAATGGGTAACTTACAGGTTGAGAGGATGCGGCTCATGATTTCCGATGCAGGGATAGACGGGAACCTCCGGGAAGGCCTGGTTGATCCTCTCACTGACCTTGGTCAGCACCATGGTGTTCTTCTCCACCGAAGTGGCCCACACCATGTGATCCACAATATCGCCCGTCTGATAGACATAGTCGCACTTCGTATTAACCACCGCACTATCCAGAGCGGATTCAAAGGCCTGCCAAGGGAGATCGCAGTCCCTGTAATCACCCCAGTAACCAGCCGCCTCACTAGTTCCCTGGGTCGAGTCCTTATTCCGCTGACAGCACATGGGTTCAGCACAGGTGGCCAGACTTCCAGGTTCGTAGAGAGGATCATGATGGATATCGCTGAACTGGCAGATCCTTATATCGGATTCACTATAGGTAGGAGTATCCGACTTTGGTCCGCTCAAAGCCTCACCTGTATTATCCACAGGCAAGGTCCAATTGTAATCCGCATTGGAACCAGTGTTACAGAAGCTGAACTCCATGAACAGCGAGCAGAAACTCTGGGAATCGCTCTCGGAATTTCTCATAATATACTCCACACTCGGAAGATTGGAATCAATGAGTCCTTCGCAAACCTCCTCCGTTTGCAGATTCAGGCGGCGGCAAAAGTCCATGGCAAAGTCCTTCATGAGTACAGAGCTATTTTCACCATGCAGTTCACCTTCCTCCTCGCGAATCGTGCGAATAAAGACATTCATCACCGAGCGACAGGCAACGCACACAAAAAAGCTATCGCGGGGCTCCAAATCGGGCATATTCCTGGTGAATATATCCTTCTCGCTATGCGATTTGGCCAGCTGATTTGTGAGCTTCAGGAACTCAGGGGTCTCCACTCCAGTCTTTAAATAATTCACATACTCCTTGACCAGACGCTCCGAAATATCATCCGCAATGGCGGACAGGATGTGATCGTCCACATCGAAGTCCACCGGCACTCCGGGCAAGTTTACGGCGGAAACCACCAGGAACCCGGAGGTTAAGGCTAGCAGAACTCCAATTCCGAATACCCTCATGGTTCGCAGAGCAACTGGAGCATAACTTCCAGCGGTGGGGCCACTTATAGCCTTCGGTTATCTCTTTTCGGCCAGCTGGCCAATCCATTGACAAGAGCGGGAAAACCCATTCAGCCGGTTCAGATTAGCCTAATCTGCAATCGTGGAGCTttctgaatatttttttatattcgctATAAGAGGCGGTCATAATCTGCCTCCGGTGGGGCAGATTGCAGATTTTTGAATAGTACATCGTAAAAGCGGCTATTTTGGCAATTTATTACCAATTGGCATTAAAAACATGAGTTATTAGACCGTTAGTTATTAGCTATAAGGTCCTTAATTAGGAGAGAAACAACATTTTTCAGCCCCTTCTGTATTTGCATCATATACAAtcatgaatattttaaatgtcgaAGTATTTAGTAcaaactaataataataataataatcttatCATTTCTATTATTGTGAGCTAAATAGAAAAGATAAGAGGTACATAAAAAACTTAAGATTTGCTTTGAAATCATTatgtactttatttatttttgatgtgtTTAGTTTTCTTGGTAAACTAGGTTTTTTCACTcctagtttttttatttttattatatatttattaaagttcCCTAATTagatatacatacataaaatgcttaaaaacaaactaattaaatttatttgaactTTCAAgcttttatagcaaatttttatatacaatTTGAATTATCGCGGctgtttttcaaataatacgTTGAATTAGTGCGACCGGCGTCCATCTACCAAAATAATACCACTTTTAAATACCAGAATTTCAGTATTTTCACTCAATTGGTATTTCCGAGTGTGACCGCTTCGAATCCCTATAAAATCCCCGAAATACTTAAATCTGGTATATTTCCCCCCAGCCGGACGGTCCGCCATTTCCGCGGTCACACTGGTCACTTTGTCaatcaaaatattagaaaaactCCGTTTCCGCCTCGAAAGTGCTTCTCGGGATCGTGCGAAAGTGTTAAAAAGCGAGCGATCGGTTCGTGGCTACAAAGAGCGCTAGGGGGCGATGAAAATCAAGCAGAAACACACCGTTTTTCGTTCTTAAACTTTTACTTACGGCAGACACGCACACGCACGCACCTCACCGacgcacactcgcacacacactcaaacacacacagacacgcaCGCGGAGAGAAGAGCGCCAGCagcgagaagaagaagaagcgggAGACCATCAAACTTACAATTTGCGAGGTGAAAATAACGAGAACGAAGGTTTTCCCAGCGCCAAAGTTCATAAATCGCGAGTGTGTTTTCATTAACAACATTTTTCCGGATTTATTTACCCCGCCAACCCGTACCCCTTCCCCGTTTTTCTTGTGAAAATGGGGCTGCCCACTTGCTATTAgctgttttctattttttttttttgtgaatggAATATATTTTCTGGAGGCTGTCGCGCGCAATTTTCCGAATTTTCCTTCGTTTTTCACTTTTGAGTGCTAAACTTAGTCACCCAGGCGGAAGGACGAAGGCGCGTCCTTGATAAATCGATGTGCCAAAAGGGAATGCAAGAGAAGCGAAGGGCGcgcaaaaggaaaacaaggaAATAACGGTGAAAAGCGTGGGCGGCGCGCTGCCTCGAGGACTTCCGCCCCGCCCCCCTTTCCGTtactgtttctgtttttcgtGTCCTTGCAGGCgtcttaaaattattgtttagaAAGTACTATGAACTTTCCAAGGAAGCCGTATAAAGTCGGTACTATATATTAATTATGGAGCGTCAGCTGATTTGACTTTAGAATTCCCTTGTTTTTACCGGTTTTAGGACTTTATATAGTCATATAGCATTAAAAGTTTGGTATTATACATGCTTGAGGCAGGTCCTTGAAAGATATATCAGCTCTATAGCATCCCACTAGAAAATACAACACACAGAAAGAACCTCCGTTACAAaccatatttattattatttctctaTAAGAAAAGatattatgaaaaataatGATCTTAACTTTGTAATCTTTAACATATTAAAAACCACTCTTAAAAAGACGATATTCCAACTTTATAGCTCGAAACCAGTGTTATCATGATGGATCTATTACTATTCTTCTATAAGAAGAGATATAACAACTAACTATTTTAGctttgaaattatttccaTAGTAAATCTATTACTATTCCTCTATAAGAAAATATGtcattaaaactaatttattgaaattaatatCTAACTAAAAAccaatcttaaaaaaaacggtGCTATtatgataaatatatttttaaaatctatccTACGCTTCTTTAAAATTCAAGATTATCATGATAAGTTCAAGACTCATTCAAGTCAAGAGTTCCACAGACCAttgcaaataattatttcatgtTTGGCTGAAATCAAAGTACCATGAGTCAACCTAGTTTCCTAGGAACTTTCTatgaaatttaattgattttgaaaAGCCGAGACTCGCACTTCCGTTTCAAGTCTGAAAAATCCAGATACAGCCCATAGGAATTTTTGTAGAGTATCTAGTTTGTCATATATGGTGAAAATTATCAACTTTTCGTTAGCGAAGATAAAGATAAGCAAAGGAAGTAGTTACCTATTTACAcctaaaaagtaaaatatgtaacttccttaattttttgtatcccTTAAGATAAAAGTCAATTATATCCTCCATCTGCAGATTCCTTGGCACCGAAAGGCTGAGAGGACGAATTGCACCCGCCCGGCACACAGCACACAGCATGTTCAGTGGACATGGGCGGATTCCTGGATAAGCCGAAAACCGCCAAGCACAATGACCAGGGCGAGGGCAACAAGCTGCTCTTCGGGGTCAGCTCGATGCAGGGCTGGCGGTCGGAGATGGAGGACGCCTACTACGCTCGTGCCGGGCTGGGCGATGTCCTGCAGGACTGGAGCTTCTTCGCGGTCTTCGACGGGCATGCGGGTTGCAAGGTGTCGGAGCACTGTGCCAAGCATCTGCTGGACAGCATCGTCAGCACCGAGGAGTTCATTGGCGGCGACCACGTGAAGGGCATTCGCACCGGCTTCCTGCGCATCGACGAGGTGATGCGGGATCTGCCGGAATTCACCCAGGAGACGGAGAAATGCGGCGGCACCACCGCCGTCTGCGCTTTTGTCAGCCTCACGCAGGTGTATATCGCCAACTGTGGGGACTCCAGGGCCGTTCTATGCCGCCAGGGAGTTCCGGTGTTCGCCACGCAGGACCACAAGCCCATTCTGCCCGAGGAGAAGGAGCGCATCCACAATGCCGGCGGCAGTGTTATGATAAAGCGCGTCAACGGCACCCTGGCCGTGTCGCGAGCCCTCGGCGACTACGACTTCAAGAACGTCAAGGAGAAGGGGCAGTGCGAGCAGCTGGTGTCGCCGGAGCCGGAGATATTCTGCCAGAGCCGCCAGGACAGCGACGAGTTCCTGGTGCTCGCCTGCGACGGCATCTGGGACGTGATGACCAACGAGGACGTGTGCAGCTTCATCCACTCGCGCCTGCGGGTGACCAGCGACCTGGTGAGCATCGCCAACCAGGTGGTGGACACCTGCCTGCACAAGGTAAGTCGATCTATtacattaaaacttaaaagattCTAACACTCTGATCATTTTTCGACCACAGGGCAGTCGCGATAACAtgagcatcatcatcatcgccttCCCCGGAGCCCCGAAGCCCACCGAGGAGGCGATAGAAGCTGAGCATCGGCTGGAGAAGCAAATCGAGAAGATCACAAGAGGTTGTCTAAGTCGTCTACTCTGTTTATAACTAATCGTAAACTGTTGATCCATGGCGTAGTGGTCTCCTCCGACTCCGTGTGTCTTTATCGAACCAAAATACGTATACATTGTACCTTGAGCGCCGCGGGCACTTTTACCAAGGCCTTCTTGAGTTGTATTTGCCCCACTTTGTCCCAACTCGATTCCAACCAAATAGTTCCTTCCGAAATTAGTTCCGAAACAAAAGCAATACCAAAGCGAATACCAAACCATTGCCATTACTAATGCCAAGAAAGAACCCGCACACACCCACTGCCAGTACAGTGAAGGCTCTCAGGAATATCGTATTTCTTCATTTCATAATTTGTACAAAGGTTTATTTGCtcatttttctaatatttctaaaatttctaCATAATCTCTTTGAGATGTAACAAGGATATAGATAGAATACCCAGAAtcattaacttttttttaatttgaatatattttacataattCGC
This portion of the Drosophila takahashii strain IR98-3 E-12201 chromosome 3R, DtakHiC1v2, whole genome shotgun sequence genome encodes:
- the alph gene encoding protein phosphatase 1B isoform X3, with product MGGFLDKPKTAKHNDQGEGNKLLFGVSSMQGWRSEMEDAYYARAGLGDVLQDWSFFAVFDGHAGCKVSEHCAKHLLDSIVSTEEFIGGDHVKGIRTGFLRIDEVMRDLPEFTQETEKCGGTTAVCAFVSLTQVYIANCGDSRAVLCRQGVPVFATQDHKPILPEEKERIHNAGGSVMIKRVNGTLAVSRALGDYDFKNVKEKGQCEQLVSPEPEIFCQSRQDSDEFLVLACDGIWDVMTNEDVCSFIHSRLRVTSDLVSIANQVVDTCLHKGSRDNMSIIIIAFPGAPKPTEEAIEAEHRLEKQIEKITRDEIESSNITDYVDLLKCLQNRDDIEGLPPGGGLQSKYHIIERTFKQEFPDRPCDSPTH
- the LOC108059711 gene encoding sphingomyelin phosphodiesterase 1, which encodes MRVFGIGVLLALTSGFLVVSAVNLPGVPVDFDVDDHILSAIADDISERLVKEYVNYLKTGVETPEFLKLTNQLAKSHSEKDIFTRNMPDLEPRDSFFVCVACRSVMNVFIRTIREEEGELHGENSSVLMKDFAMDFCRRLNLQTEEVCEGLIDSNLPSVEYIMRNSESDSQSFCSLFMEFSFCNTGSNADYNWTLPVDNTGEALSGPKSDTPTYSESDIRICQFSDIHHDPLYEPGSLATCAEPMCCQRNKDSTQGTSEAAGYWGDYRDCDLPWQAFESALDSAVVNTKCDYVYQTGDIVDHMVWATSVEKNTMVLTKVSERINQAFPEVPVYPCIGNHEPHPLNLFSPEGVPDEISTKWLYEHLYNDWSRWLPAETKETILKGGYYTVVPRKGFRIIALNSNDCYTDNFWLYHSGTDKIPQLQWFHDTLLEAEKAGEYVHVLTHIPSGDGTCWSVWAREFNRCITRFSSTISGIFTGHSHKDELFVYYSEDEGHATAVAWNGGAVTTYSNKNPNYREYSVSPETFEVTNHKTWIYNLTEANLTPDEQPKWFLEYEFIKEFTEDTSPAGIDKLLDQFAENPTLMRKYWRYRVTSADPQVNGGCDRTCLAGSLCRAAVTINSQRGRCEELREKLFASLDNEEATTPGPSSSTTPDDDDGNGGSSTLAVLSIGSLLAIVLSIRLTL
- the LOC108059696 gene encoding sphingomyelin phosphodiesterase, coding for MKLIWSTAVLGIAICLVGCAAFSLPNVPDYLTKEQRAAAVISASVAEEISREYLKYHRTGIETERLQELGKDMRNGHSKKAIFTESMADLSSTDQFFVCTLCRSTINVFARTFTEGELSGPQRDDEAKKLLLGICDYFAISTQEVCSGLFELNWPIFDFILNETVANSQSFCGMLPIPICQVKQDEYNLTLTIQGDSPTESNSNLPAKSSGDHLILHLTDIHYDPQYAEGSNAACDEPMCCRNSLAEGSDSSAAAGFWSDYRDCDCPKRLILSAFDHIKENHKIEWIYHTGDVPPHNVWSTTKQGNLDMLSEIDGLLAEYFPNTPIYPCLGNHEPHPANVFGNDEVPTELKVDWLYEHVWSLWSKWLPAEAKDTVLRGGYYTVSPSEGHRIVALNSMDCYLYNWWLFYNASLIQEQLQWFHDTLLAAEQAGESVHILTHIPAGDGDCWSSWAHEYNRVLTRFNGIITGVFSGHTHKDEMNLHYSEEGFATVVNWNGGSLTAYSNKNPNYRLYELDPENWHVLDHLTYTINLTEANLSPNEQPQWNLEYQFTKEYTEDTSPAGIDGLLVEMAEKPALLRKFWRNKFTNSDPKLAEGCDDSCLSKTICRIATSNYQERTRCKELQAILAESLENETDDDNDDNGGGGAAGLTALSLASLLTILTASKVLG
- the alph gene encoding protein phosphatase 1B isoform X1 — encoded protein: MGGFLDKPKTAKHNDQGEGNKLLFGVSSMQGWRSEMEDAYYARAGLGDVLQDWSFFAVFDGHAGCKVSEHCAKHLLDSIVSTEEFIGGDHVKGIRTGFLRIDEVMRDLPEFTQETEKCGGTTAVCAFVSLTQVYIANCGDSRAVLCRQGVPVFATQDHKPILPEEKERIHNAGGSVMIKRVNGTLAVSRALGDYDFKNVKEKGQCEQLVSPEPEIFCQSRQDSDEFLVLACDGIWDVMTNEDVCSFIHSRLRVTSDLVSIANQVVDTCLHKGSRDNMSIIIIAFPGAPKPTEEAIEAEHRLEKQIEKITRDEIESSNITDYVDLLKCLQNRDDIEGLPPGGGLQSKYHIIERTFKQEFPDRPCDFIRSSPKHNNTNSRALK
- the alph gene encoding protein phosphatase 1B isoform X2 — encoded protein: MGGFLDKPKTAKHNDQGEGNKLLFGVSSMQGWRSEMEDAYYARAGLGDVLQDWSFFAVFDGHAGCKVSEHCAKHLLDSIVSTEEFIGGDHVKGIRTGFLRIDEVMRDLPEFTQETEKCGGTTAVCAFVSLTQVYIANCGDSRAVLCRQGVPVFATQDHKPILPEEKERIHNAGGSVMIKRVNGTLAVSRALGDYDFKNVKEKGQCEQLVSPEPEIFCQSRQDSDEFLVLACDGIWDVMTNEDVCSFIHSRLRVTSDLVSIANQVVDTCLHKGSRDNMSIIIIAFPGAPKPTEEAIEAEHRLEKQIEKITRDEIESSNITDYVDLLKCLQNRDDIEGLPPGGGLQSKYHIIERTFKQEFPDRPCDGSGISYFIPF